In a genomic window of Streptococcus mitis NCTC 12261:
- a CDS encoding peptide ABC transporter substrate-binding protein, translating into MKKSKAKYAALAGVVLSAGILLSACGSSSTGSKTYNYVYTSDPSSLNYLAENRATTNDIVTNLVDGLMENDQYGNYIPSLAEDWSVSKDGLTYTYKLRKDAKWYTADGEEYAPVTAQDFVTGLKYAADKKSEALYLVQESVAGLDDYINGKTSDFSTVGVKALDDQTVQYTLTRPESYWNSKTTSTILFPVNADFLKSKGDDFGKVDPSSILYNGPFLMKSFVSKSVIEFKKNPNYWDAKNVFVDDVKLAYYDGSDQDALARNFVEGAYSYARLYPNSASFEGIKEKNKDNIIYSLQDATSYFLNFNLDRKSYKFTSKTSDAEKKSTQEAVLNKNFRQAINFAYDRTAYGAQSQGEDGATKILRNLVVPPNFVSINGKDFGEVVASKMVNYGKEWQGINFADAQDSYYNAEKAKAKFAEAKKELQAKGVQFPIHLDMTVDQAAKQGVQEANSMKQSIEAALGAENVVIDIQQLTTEDYDNTSYLAQTAAQKDYDLYNGGWGPDYQDPSTYLDVFNLNSGGLLQNLGLEPGEANDKAKAVGLDVYTQMLEEANKEQDLAKRYEKYADIQAWLVDSALAIPNVSKGGTPTLRKVVPFSTPYSLAGNKGIESYKYLKVQDKTVTKDEYEKAKEKWLKEKEESNKKAQEELAKHVK; encoded by the coding sequence ATGAAAAAGTCTAAAGCCAAGTATGCAGCACTTGCAGGTGTCGTGTTAAGTGCAGGTATTTTATTAAGCGCGTGTGGAAGTTCTAGCACAGGGTCAAAAACATATAACTATGTTTATACCAGTGATCCGTCTAGTTTGAATTATCTAGCAGAAAACCGTGCAACAACCAATGATATTGTGACTAATCTAGTAGATGGTCTCATGGAAAATGACCAGTATGGAAACTATATTCCATCTTTGGCAGAGGATTGGAGTGTTTCTAAGGACGGTTTGACCTATACCTACAAACTGCGTAAAGATGCTAAATGGTATACTGCAGATGGAGAAGAATATGCTCCTGTAACTGCCCAAGATTTTGTAACTGGTTTGAAATATGCAGCAGATAAAAAATCAGAAGCCTTGTACTTAGTTCAAGAATCCGTTGCAGGTTTGGATGATTACATTAACGGTAAAACAAGCGACTTTTCAACTGTCGGAGTCAAGGCACTTGATGACCAAACTGTTCAATATACCTTGACACGACCAGAATCTTACTGGAACTCAAAAACAACTTCAACCATTCTCTTCCCAGTCAATGCGGATTTCTTGAAATCAAAAGGGGATGATTTTGGGAAGGTAGACCCATCTAGTATTTTGTACAATGGACCTTTCTTGATGAAATCCTTTGTTTCAAAATCTGTTATTGAATTTAAGAAAAATCCGAACTACTGGGATGCTAAAAATGTCTTTGTAGATGATGTGAAATTGGCTTATTATGATGGTAGTGACCAAGATGCACTAGCTCGTAACTTTGTTGAGGGAGCTTATAGTTATGCTCGCCTTTATCCAAATAGTGCAAGCTTTGAAGGTATTAAAGAAAAGAATAAGGACAATATCATCTATAGCTTGCAAGATGCCACTTCTTATTTCTTAAACTTTAATCTAGATAGAAAATCTTATAAGTTCACTTCCAAGACAAGTGATGCTGAAAAGAAATCGACTCAGGAAGCGGTTCTCAATAAAAACTTCCGTCAAGCCATTAACTTTGCCTATGATCGTACAGCTTACGGGGCTCAATCTCAGGGAGAAGATGGTGCAACTAAGATTTTGCGTAACTTGGTTGTTCCTCCAAACTTCGTAAGTATCAACGGGAAAGACTTTGGTGAAGTAGTAGCCTCTAAGATGGTGAATTATGGTAAGGAATGGCAAGGAATCAACTTTGCGGATGCCCAAGATTCATACTACAATGCTGAAAAAGCCAAGGCTAAATTTGCAGAGGCTAAGAAAGAACTCCAAGCTAAAGGAGTCCAATTCCCTATTCACTTGGACATGACAGTTGACCAAGCTGCTAAACAGGGTGTTCAAGAGGCAAATTCTATGAAGCAATCTATTGAAGCAGCTTTAGGTGCAGAAAATGTTGTAATTGATATTCAACAACTTACTACTGAAGACTATGATAATACAAGCTATTTGGCTCAGACAGCAGCTCAGAAGGATTATGATCTATACAACGGTGGTTGGGGTCCTGATTACCAAGATCCTTCAACCTATCTTGATGTCTTCAATCTTAATTCTGGTGGTTTGTTGCAAAATCTAGGTTTAGAGCCAGGTGAAGCCAATGACAAAGCCAAGGCTGTTGGATTGGATGTCTACACTCAAATGTTAGAAGAAGCCAATAAGGAACAAGATCTTGCAAAACGCTATGAAAAGTATGCTGATATCCAAGCGTGGTTAGTAGATAGCGCTTTAGCGATTCCAAATGTTTCTAAGGGTGGAACACCAACATTGAGAAAAGTTGTTCCTTTCTCAACACCATATTCATTAGCTGGTAATAAAGGTATCGAATCATATAAATATCTCAAAGTACAAGATAAAACAGTCACAAAAGATGAATATGAAAAAGCCAAAGAAAAATGGCTGAAAGAAAAAGAAGAATCCAATAAAAAAGCCCAAGAAGAATTGGCAAAACATGTCAAATAA
- a CDS encoding MalY/PatB family protein, giving the protein MGKYDFTSLPNRLGHHTYKWKEAETDSEVLPAWIADMDFVVLPEIRQAVQTYADQLVYGYTYASEELIKEVQKWEATQHGYHFDKEALVFIEGVVPAISTAIQAFTKEGEAVLINTPVYPPFARSVKLNNRRLITNSLVEKDGLFEIDFDQLEKDLVEEDVKLYILCNPHNPGGRVWEKEVLEKIGQLCQKHGVFLVSDEIHQDLALFGHKHHSFNTINPAFKDFAIVLSSATKTFNIAGTKNSYAVIENPKLRLAYQKRQLANNQHEISGLGYLATEAAYRYGKDWLEELKQVFEDHINYVVDLFGKETKIKVMKPQGTYLIWLDFSAYDLTDETLQELLRNEAKVILNRGLDFGEEGSLHARLNVAMPKSLLQEVCQRIVTTFAKL; this is encoded by the coding sequence ATGGGAAAATATGATTTTACAAGCCTGCCCAATCGTTTAGGGCACCATACCTATAAATGGAAAGAAGCAGAAACGGATAGTGAAGTCCTACCAGCTTGGATAGCGGATATGGACTTTGTAGTCTTGCCTGAAATCCGCCAAGCCGTGCAGACTTACGCTGATCAACTGGTTTATGGCTATACCTATGCCAGTGAAGAGTTAATTAAGGAAGTTCAAAAGTGGGAAGCCACACAACACGGTTACCACTTTGACAAAGAGGCTCTTGTCTTTATCGAGGGTGTGGTACCAGCCATCTCAACAGCTATTCAAGCCTTTACAAAAGAAGGCGAGGCGGTTTTGATTAACACACCTGTCTATCCACCCTTTGCACGCAGTGTCAAGTTGAACAACCGCAGATTGATTACCAATTCTTTGGTGGAAAAAGATGGTCTGTTTGAGATTGACTTTGATCAATTGGAGAAGGATTTGGTGGAAGAGGATGTCAAACTCTATATTCTTTGCAATCCTCACAATCCTGGTGGACGTGTTTGGGAAAAGGAAGTGTTGGAAAAGATTGGCCAACTCTGCCAAAAACACGGTGTTTTCTTGGTTTCGGATGAGATTCACCAAGATTTGGCCCTCTTTGGTCACAAGCATCATTCCTTCAATACCATTAATCCTGCCTTCAAAGATTTTGCGATTGTCTTGAGCAGTGCCACTAAAACCTTTAACATTGCTGGGACAAAAAATTCCTATGCAGTTATTGAAAATCCTAAGTTGAGACTGGCTTACCAGAAACGCCAGTTGGCTAATAATCAACATGAAATTTCAGGTTTGGGTTATTTGGCGACAGAAGCTGCCTATCGCTATGGTAAGGATTGGTTAGAGGAACTCAAGCAAGTCTTTGAAGACCACATCAATTATGTGGTAGATCTATTTGGAAAAGAGACTAAAATCAAGGTTATGAAACCGCAAGGAACCTACTTGATTTGGCTTGATTTTTCAGCCTATGACCTGACTGATGAAACATTACAAGAGCTTTTGAGAAATGAAGCTAAGGTTATCCTTAACCGTGGTTTGGATTTTGGAGAGGAAGGAAGTCTCCATGCTCGCCTCAATGTAGCCATGCCTAAATCTCTGTTGCAAGAAGTGTGTCAGCGAATTGTGACGACTTTTGCTAAACTTTAA
- a CDS encoding cystathionine gamma-synthase gives MSKELHINTILAQAGIKSDKATGALVTPLHFSTTYQHPEFGQSTGFDYTRTKNPTRSKAEEVLAAIESADYALATSSGMSAIVLAFSVFPVGSKVLAVRDLYGGSFRWFNQVEQEGRFHFTYANTEEELIAELEKDVDVLYIETPTNPLMLEFDIEKLAKLAHAKGAKVVVDNTFYSPIYQRPIEDGADIVLHSATKYLAGHNDVLAGVVVTNSVELYEKLFYNLNTTGAVLSPFDSYQLIRGLKSLSLRMERSTANAQEVVAFLKDSPAVKEVLYTGRGGMISFKVADETRIPHILNSLKVFSFAESLGGVESLITYPTTQTHADIPAEVRHSYGLTDDLLRLSIGIEDARDLIADLHQALEG, from the coding sequence ATGAGCAAGGAATTACACATTAACACAATTTTGGCCCAGGCGGGCATTAAGTCAGATAAAGCGACAGGAGCTTTGGTGACACCGCTTCATTTTTCAACGACCTATCAGCATCCAGAGTTTGGTCAATCTACTGGATTTGACTATACGCGCACCAAAAACCCAACTCGCAGTAAGGCTGAAGAAGTCTTGGCGGCTATTGAGTCAGCAGACTATGCCCTAGCGACTAGCTCAGGGATGTCAGCTATTGTACTGGCCTTTAGCGTTTTTCCAGTAGGAAGTAAGGTCTTGGCTGTCCGTGACCTTTATGGTGGTTCTTTCCGCTGGTTCAATCAAGTGGAGCAGGAAGGTCGTTTCCATTTTACCTATGCCAATACAGAAGAAGAGTTGATTGCCGAGTTAGAAAAGGACGTAGATGTTCTCTATATCGAAACCCCAACCAATCCCTTGATGTTGGAGTTTGATATCGAAAAACTAGCAAAATTAGCTCATGCTAAGGGTGCCAAAGTGGTGGTGGACAATACTTTCTACAGCCCTATCTACCAACGTCCGATTGAAGATGGAGCAGATATCGTTCTTCATTCAGCAACCAAGTATCTAGCAGGCCACAATGATGTCTTGGCTGGAGTTGTTGTGACCAATAGTGTAGAATTATACGAAAAGCTTTTCTACAATCTCAATACGACAGGGGCAGTCTTGTCTCCATTTGACAGTTATCAATTGATTCGTGGTCTCAAGTCCTTGTCTCTTCGTATGGAGCGCTCAACAGCTAACGCCCAAGAAGTGGTTGCCTTTTTGAAGGATTCTCCAGCAGTTAAGGAAGTTCTCTACACTGGTCGTGGGGGTATGATTTCCTTTAAAGTAGCAGATGAAACACGCATTCCTCACATTTTGAACAGTCTTAAGGTCTTCTCTTTTGCGGAAAGTTTGGGTGGGGTAGAAAGTCTCATTACTTATCCAACGACGCAAACTCATGCTGATATTCCAGCAGAAGTGCGCCACTCTTATGGTTTGACAGATGACCTCTTGCGTTTGTCGATTGGGATTGAGGATGCTAGAGATTTGATTGCAGATTTGCACCAAGCCTTGGAAGGATAA
- a CDS encoding DEAD/DEAH box helicase, translated as MAKLIPGKVRIEGVALYETGKVDIIKEKNNRLYARIAEEELRYSLEDDLVFCACDFFQKRGYCVHLAALEHFLKNDERGQEILQSLEEGHEEKEAVETKVTLGGKFLDRILSPKSDRAYELSAVGQVEAGSNHILWTLRIGQINSQKYYVIRDIPLFLKVVEKRKPYMIGKTYEESLSWESFDEASQELLTFLRGLVEEGQAPELFFQNQGRHLFFPLTFFEQGVNLLMALPHFQFDHQVDSYQTLLFQDLHADANLFTFTVTEYSDYFEMEISESPRVNAFYQGAVLFHKGQVYFLTDQQMRLLKEIKALPLDQQGKKYLQFDSSDRDKLASCLTLFGQMGTVSAPERLHIKTFTPSFYFDREEDNRIRLEIQFDYGDRKVSSRQELEELPFSSDADLEERVFQVCLAAGFEADFQSWRQALKAESVYHFFHEIIPVFEKLGNVDLSDKLEEIYSLASPQVQIASKGGLLEIQFDFQDIAQEEIDQAMKALVDNRDFYIDSSNQVYFFDEETKKIRQNLQELGQFELKDGTLKARKSLAYSLAHLFEGRDRVSFSQEFQNLAQDLTHPEDFPRQATQVKAALRDYQEKGIGWLQMLHHYGFGGILADDMGLGKTLQTIAFLTSQVTKESRVLILAPSGLIYNWADEFQKFAPQLDVAVVHGLKASREEILAESHQIYVTSYATFRQDSELYQGMAFDFLFLDEAQVMKNAQTKIAQTLRQFVVPSVFALSGTPIENHLGELWSIFQIVMPGLLPSKKEFMKLPAERVAQFIKPFVMRRKKEEVLTELPDLIEVVYKNELEDQQKAIYLAQLQQMRDRLAQVSDQEFQRSRVEILSGLMRLRQICDTPALFMEDYQGASGKLDSLRDLLLQVADGGHRVLIFSQFKGMLEKIEQELPDLGLTSFKITGSTPAKERQDMTKAFNQGERDAFLISLKAGGVGLNLTGADTVILVDLWWNPAVEAQAIGRAHRIGQEETVEVYRLVTRGTIEEKIQELQEQKKHLVSQVLDGTESRGSLSLAEIREILGISEAST; from the coding sequence ATGGCTAAATTGATTCCGGGGAAAGTCCGTATCGAAGGCGTTGCCCTTTATGAAACTGGTAAGGTTGACATTATCAAGGAAAAGAACAATCGGCTCTACGCTCGCATTGCAGAAGAAGAACTGCGCTATAGTTTAGAGGACGATTTGGTTTTTTGTGCCTGCGATTTTTTCCAAAAGAGGGGCTACTGTGTGCATTTGGCAGCGTTGGAGCATTTTCTAAAAAATGATGAGCGTGGTCAGGAAATCTTGCAGAGTTTGGAAGAAGGCCATGAGGAAAAAGAGGCCGTTGAAACCAAGGTGACCTTAGGTGGAAAATTTTTGGACCGAATCTTGTCTCCAAAATCAGACCGAGCCTATGAGTTGTCGGCTGTGGGTCAGGTGGAAGCAGGAAGCAATCATATCTTGTGGACGCTTAGAATCGGGCAAATCAATAGCCAAAAATACTACGTTATTCGGGATATTCCACTCTTTTTAAAAGTTGTCGAGAAGAGAAAGCCTTATATGATTGGCAAGACCTATGAGGAATCCTTGTCTTGGGAATCCTTTGATGAGGCCAGCCAAGAACTTTTGACTTTCTTGCGGGGACTAGTGGAGGAAGGACAGGCTCCAGAGCTCTTTTTCCAAAACCAAGGTCGGCATCTCTTTTTCCCTCTGACTTTTTTTGAGCAGGGTGTGAATTTACTGATGGCCTTGCCCCATTTTCAATTTGACCATCAAGTGGATAGCTACCAAACCCTGCTTTTTCAGGATTTGCATGCGGATGCCAATCTATTTACCTTTACAGTAACAGAATACTCGGACTATTTTGAAATGGAAATCAGTGAGAGTCCGAGGGTCAATGCCTTTTATCAAGGAGCTGTGCTTTTCCATAAAGGACAGGTTTATTTTCTAACAGACCAGCAGATGCGCCTTCTCAAGGAAATCAAAGCGCTGCCTTTGGATCAACAAGGAAAGAAATATCTGCAATTTGATAGCAGTGATCGAGATAAGTTGGCTTCTTGTCTAACGCTCTTTGGTCAGATGGGCACCGTTTCAGCTCCAGAACGTCTACATATCAAAACTTTTACACCCTCTTTTTACTTTGACAGGGAAGAAGACAATCGGATTCGTTTAGAAATTCAGTTTGATTATGGAGACAGGAAGGTATCTAGCAGACAAGAGCTAGAAGAATTACCTTTTTCGAGTGATGCTGACTTAGAAGAAAGAGTTTTTCAAGTCTGTTTGGCAGCTGGATTTGAAGCGGATTTTCAATCTTGGCGTCAGGCTTTAAAAGCAGAGTCTGTTTATCATTTCTTCCATGAAATCATTCCAGTTTTTGAAAAACTCGGAAATGTTGATCTATCAGACAAGCTAGAAGAAATTTATAGCCTAGCAAGCCCTCAAGTGCAGATTGCTTCCAAGGGAGGTCTCTTGGAAATCCAGTTTGATTTTCAAGATATCGCCCAAGAGGAAATTGACCAAGCCATGAAGGCCTTGGTTGATAATCGAGATTTTTATATTGATTCGTCTAATCAAGTCTACTTTTTTGATGAAGAGACCAAGAAAATTCGCCAAAATCTACAGGAACTGGGGCAGTTTGAATTAAAAGATGGGACCTTGAAGGCTCGAAAATCCTTGGCTTATAGTTTAGCTCATCTCTTTGAAGGACGTGACCGTGTTTCTTTTTCACAAGAATTCCAGAATTTGGCCCAGGATTTGACGCATCCAGAGGACTTCCCTAGACAAGCAACTCAAGTCAAGGCTGCCTTGCGAGATTATCAGGAAAAGGGGATCGGCTGGCTACAAATGCTCCATCATTATGGTTTTGGTGGGATTTTAGCTGATGATATGGGACTTGGTAAAACCCTGCAGACCATTGCTTTTTTGACCAGTCAAGTGACAAAAGAAAGTCGGGTCTTGATTTTAGCTCCATCAGGTTTGATTTACAACTGGGCAGATGAATTTCAGAAATTTGCTCCACAGTTGGATGTGGCTGTTGTTCATGGTTTAAAGGCTAGTCGTGAAGAGATTCTTGCTGAAAGCCATCAAATCTATGTGACTAGCTATGCTACCTTCCGTCAGGACAGTGAGCTTTATCAGGGGATGGCCTTTGACTTCCTTTTCTTAGATGAAGCTCAGGTCATGAAAAACGCCCAGACTAAGATTGCCCAGACCTTGAGACAATTTGTGGTGCCATCAGTTTTTGCCTTGTCAGGAACTCCGATTGAAAACCATCTGGGTGAACTGTGGTCTATTTTCCAAATCGTCATGCCAGGACTTTTGCCAAGCAAGAAAGAATTTATGAAATTGCCAGCTGAGCGCGTTGCTCAGTTTATCAAACCTTTCGTGATGCGACGTAAGAAAGAAGAAGTTCTGACTGAATTACCAGACTTAATCGAAGTGGTTTATAAAAATGAACTGGAAGACCAGCAAAAGGCTATTTACCTAGCCCAGTTGCAACAGATGCGAGACCGTCTGGCTCAAGTGTCAGATCAGGAATTTCAGCGAAGTCGTGTGGAAATCTTGTCTGGTCTGATGCGCTTGCGTCAAATCTGTGACACTCCTGCCCTCTTTATGGAAGATTATCAGGGAGCCAGTGGCAAACTGGATAGTCTTCGAGACCTGCTACTACAGGTGGCAGACGGCGGACACCGTGTCTTGATTTTCTCGCAGTTCAAGGGAATGTTGGAGAAAATTGAACAAGAATTGCCAGACTTGGGCTTGACTTCCTTTAAAATTACCGGTTCGACCCCAGCCAAGGAAAGACAAGATATGACCAAAGCCTTTAACCAAGGGGAAAGAGATGCCTTTCTGATTTCCCTCAAGGCTGGTGGTGTCGGTCTGAATCTGACAGGTGCTGATACGGTTATTTTGGTTGACCTTTGGTGGAATCCTGCGGTGGAAGCGCAAGCTATTGGCCGTGCCCATCGGATAGGTCAGGAAGAAACGGTTGAGGTTTATCGCTTAGTGACCAGGGGAACCATTGAAGAAAAAATTCAGGAACTCCAAGAACAAAAGAAACATCTAGTGTCACAAGTATTGGATGGAACAGAGTCACGTGGCAGTCTCAGCCTAGCAGAAATTAGAGAAATTTTGGGAATTTCTGAAGCCAGCACTTGA